The region GTTTTTGAAGCGCACGAGGTCGTTAAGCGTGTACCCCTCCAGCTTCACCAGGCTGCTTTCGCTCAGGCGTATCTTCTGCCTCGTCTTCACCAGCTTTCCCATCTTCACAGATGCATTCGGGCCCCCGTCCTTCTCCTGCCCATTCGACTGGCTATTCTCAGTGGGATCAGCTTCACTCGCCGGATCCAAGTCCGAATTCTTCTCGTCTTCTGAGTCGTACAGCTTCGAGAAGGTCCTTCTGAACGACTCCCTTATCTTCCGCGAGATGTACTCCTCCGAGTTCACGTCGACCTCGTCCTCCTGCTTCACGGGGCTGCAGTAGTCCGAGTCGTAGTGCCCGTCGGGCAGCTCCAGCTCCCCGGTGTCGATGAACTTTCGGTACCTCGGGAGCACCGAGTCCTCCGCGTTCCCTCTGAAGACCCTTATCAGCCTGTTCGGCACTGGGCAGTACTTGGTCGGCACGTAGCAGCGCTTCAGCTCCCCGTCCGGGAAGTCCTTGTCGTACCTGTAGCAGGAGCAGTAGTAGGTCGCATCCGCGCGCCCCTTCGCGTCCGTCGGTACGTCGATCACCGTCGACTGGAAGGCCAGGTTTTTCCTGAACTCCTCGATGTCCAGGTTCACGTgcctgaagctgctgtcCAGGCAGTTGTCGTCCAGCGACACTATCTTCAGACTGCTGTTCCTCTCATCGGCGCCTCCTTTCAACTTCTTCATTCCCTTCGCGTGGGCCTTACTGCGGTCATTTTTACTTCCGTCGCCCATCTTCCCACTCTTGTTCTTCCCCTTCGCTCTCGCGTGCTGCTCCTCGCTGCTGTCCGAGTACTCCTGGTCGCTCTCGTTGCTGCACTCGTCGgtatttgcgatattttcTGGCTTGGGTCTTCCCCTGGCCGTGTCCTTTacgttcagcaggttcagcagcggCAGCTGGTCTCCGAACACTGCGACGCTCTGCTCGAACAGCAggttcaggttcttcgTGAAGTCGTCGCCGTGGCTGCACTCACTAGAGCTCGACTCGCTGTCGCTGTCTCCCTCCTCGTTTCTCGTGTTCGCTACCACCGGGTTCGGGTACAGCATGTTCGCGCTGTCGATTCCCACCATCGAGGCCAGCATCATCACGAACTCCTCCGTGGGCACCTTCGTCACTCTCGTGATGATTTCCGAGAGGATGAAGCCGTAGAAGATCACCATGTAGTCCACTCCTCTGTTGTGGTAGAAGAAGCGCGCGTTTTCCACGCACTTGCGCATCGTCTCTCTCGACGTGCAGATGTCGACGAATGGGTAGTCCGTGTAGATCACTCCGCACTTGTGCTCGAGCACGTCTCTGATAGTCACGAACTCCTTGTTCTGCTTGAACTCCGGCCAGTAGATGTGAACTCTGTCGTTGAGCCCTATCTTCCCTATCGATGCCAGGTGCAGCACTGCTATCGTCAGCAGTCCGCTGCTCATGTTGAAGAGTGGGAAGAGGCTCTCGTTCGATATTGGTCTCTTTTCGTACTTGTCTATGTTTCCGAAGGAGAGTTCCACTTCGATTGCTCCTTTGCGGATCACTCCCACCTGCGCTGCTATCAGGTTCGAGTTGTCTTGGTAGAGGTGCCTCAGTAGGTCCGACAGCCTCGactccagcaggttcttACTCTCAGTTATGTACAGCTCTGAAAAGAGCCTGAAATTCTTATTCCTTCTGCTCGAGTCCTGCGCCACCTTCTCCACCATGTCGTAGAACGTGTACCTTCTCAGTCTAGACATGTATCCTCCCTTTACTTCGCTATACTCCTCGCTCGAGCTGCTTCTGTGGCTGCACGACTCATTCACCTTATACTTGATCGCGTTCAGCTTACTCTGAAGCAGCGGAAGGCCCAGGCGGCTGTAGTAGTAGTTGAGCGGCGAGTCGTAGACCGAGTACAGTGCGAATGACGAGTTTTTGTACACCAGGTGCAGGAACGGCGCGTACGCCTTCACCATCTTCGACAGCGACTGGTACTCTAAGAGCACCTTCAGCGAGAGCGGCACGAAGTTCGGCGCCTTTTTGAAGAACTTAACTAGGAACTCCTGCATCAGCCTGTTCACCTTCGCCTGCATCTCTCTCGTCTTTTTTATGTACTCGTCCGTGTCAGGCTCATCTCTGAACGCGTTTCCGAAGGTCAACTTGTACGAGGACAGGAAGAGTCCTATGAACGCGTCGAACAGCGAGTCGTAGCGGTACGGGAACGCCTCTATCTTCGTGAACTTAACCTCCATCATTGCTGAGATCATTCCCATCGGGTCGTGCGTGAAGAGCGACTTGTACATCTTCGCCAGTCCCAGCCTCGACACGTCGTCGATGTGCGTCGTGAACCCCCAATCAAGGAATACCGGGTacaccttcttctccttcggGTCGTAGTGCAGCTGCAAATTTCCTGGGTGAGGATCCGAGTGCATCCTTCCGCAACTCATGAGCTGGAAGATTGCGAAGTCGTGTACGTCGTAGATCGCCTGCGGCATGTTAACGTTGTGCCTGCTCCTGAACTCCTTGTCCGTGAACTTACTCAGGTCAAAGAACTGCATCGTGA is a window of Theileria orientalis strain Shintoku DNA, chromosome 2, complete genome DNA encoding:
- a CDS encoding uncharacterized protein (beta-lactamase family protein) — encoded protein: MEELFKLKKKDSTEKKSTSLQRSMDIFLRLTNLSMEWNMVCFVGSFVTHSEREKYWDEMHKKMAQSILDNIKTLKGCWVKLGQFLSTKSGFLPPYYLEALTQLQDVMPNSDFGEIIETLEEDLGFMDVVYGNFDSIPIASASIAQVHKAKLVDGSPVAVKVQHKSSEQNLMNDIEILKMITSMMHSAGIYPDIKDYFEEYASYAAKELDFTIEANNIELSHADVIRSKVPVKLPKLYSEYCSRHVITMQFFDLSKFTDKEFRSRHNVNMPQAIYDVHDFAIFQLMSCGRMHSDPHPGNLQLHYDPKEKKVYPVFLDWGFTTHIDDVSRLGLAKMYKSLFTHDPMGMISAMMEVKFTKIEAFPYRYDSLFDAFIGLFLSSYKLTFGNAFRDEPDTDEYIKKTREMQAKVNRLMQEFLVKFFKKAPNFVPLSLKVLLEYQSLSKMVKAYAPFLHLVYKNSSFALYSVYDSPLNYYYSRLGLPLLQSKLNAIKYKVNESLRRYTFYDMVEKVAQDSSRRNKNFRLFSELYITESKNLLESRLSDLLRHLYQDNSNLIAAQVGVIRKGAIEVELSFGNIDKYEKRPISNESLFPLFNMSSGLLTIAVLHLASIGKIGLNDRVHIYWPEFKQNKEFVTIRDVLEHKCGVIYTDYPFVDICTSRETMRKCVENARFFYHNRGVDYMVIFYGFILSEIITRVTKVPTEEFVMMLASMVGIDSANMLYPNPVVANTRNEEGDSDSESSSSECSHGDDFTKNLNLLFEQSVAVFGDQLPLLNLLNVKDTARGRPKPENIANTDECSNESDQEYSDSSEEQHARAKGKNKSGKMGDGSKNDRSKAHAKGMKKLKGGADERNSSLKIVSLDDNCLDSSFRHVNLDIEEFRKNLAFQSTVIDVPTDAKGRADATYYCSCYRYDKDFPDGELKRCYVPTKYCPVPNRLIRVFRGNAEDSVLPRYRKFIDTGELELPDGHYDSDYCSPVKQEDEVDVNSEEYISRKIRESFRRTFSKLYDSEDEKNSDLDPASEADPTENSQSNGQEKDGGPNASVKMGKLVKTRQKIRLSESSLVKLEGYTLNDLVRFKNNMIDPIVANYREFYENSVPFLNARANALSLALFYYSVLSGSLVSADLLAEVMKNNNHDKSFLHRFFLGMFQGRFSLGFQKFAFLDRDNNLCEGFGHSDISGSVVMGIPSHNLSITLFVSHCTRQYVTIKILKFILEHYGLRLIDCNVMDSNFYRALTLL